The Opisthocomus hoazin isolate bOpiHoa1 chromosome 35, bOpiHoa1.hap1, whole genome shotgun sequence genome contains a region encoding:
- the ZGLP1 gene encoding GATA-type zinc finger protein 1, which translates to MTPGHLGLACPSVLMHLDLHCLDPGRSGGRSPPSAPPGAGSSSEDDDAPLARGSKRCASCKTRRTPLWRAAENGTPLCNACGIRYKKYRVRCRRCWSIPGKSGTPRPRCPHCGERCHPAGGGRG; encoded by the exons atGACCCCTGGGCACCTTGGGCTGgcctgtccgtctgtcctgatGCACCTTGACCTGCACTGTCT GGACCCCGGCCGGAGCGGGGGTCGGAGCCCCCCATccgccccccccggggccggcagcagcTCGGAGGACGACGACGCTCCCCTGGCCCGGG ggagCAAGCGCTGCGCCTCCTGCAAGACGCGCCGGACCCCGCTTTGGCGAGCGGCCGAGAACGGGACCCCCCTCTGCAACGCCTGCGGCATCAG GTACAAGAAGTACCGCGTGCGGTGCCGGCGGTGCTGGAGCATCCCCGGGAAGAgcgggaccccccgcccccggtGTCCCCACTGCGGGGAGCGATGTCACCCGGCCGGCGGTGGCAGGGGCTGA